In Rhodothermales bacterium, the sequence TGGTGGATGGACGTCTCCGTGAGCGACTGGGAGCCGCGGAGCTGGAGAACCGCAAAGATCAGCAACACCACGCTCGCTACCAGGAGGCTCGCGATATGATCGAAAATGACCTGCATGGAGTTCGGGGTTAAAAACTGTCGGTGACGATCGCGATGCGCTTCATCACGACCTGGGCGCGCTTGTCGCCGACCATCGTTTCGGACTCGATGGTTGCCATAATCTGTTTGGCAAACGTCGGACTCGCCGGCGTGGTGTTGGGCGCGTTGGGGTTGAGGTATTCGACCGTGTAGGCGATGTGGAATTGGAAGGTGTCGGCGCTCATCACGTGAGTGACGTCTTCCTCAAACCCGTCGTAATCGTCCAGATCGTCAAAAGTGGCTTTGTTGTTGCCGTTCTCTCCGCCGTCGTGACCCAACTGGTTTAGCCGAGTAAAATCGCTGGCGCTGAACGTCATCTCGGTGGCGCCGACGGTTACTTCGTCAAACGCCGTCGAGTTCATGATCTGCTCCAGCTGCCGCGTGCCGAAATCGATGGCCGCGTTTTCGAGTTCGCGCACGTAGCCCAGTTGCTGCACGCGAAAAATGGAATGCTGCTGATTGACTGTGACCAGCATCGTGATCATCAGTGCACCCAGCGCAAGGATGGTTTGCTGCATAGGTACGCTCGGGTAGGGAGCGAGGTAGGGTCGGGTAGGGTAGGGACCAGGCTCTGGCCTATTCGTCTGTATCGGCAGCTTTCTGAAAAACTTAAGCCGGCCGCGCCAGGGCAAATCGGGATGTGCGGGTCGACGCGCGTACGCGGCCGGCGAAACCTGCGCGGGGTATCCGAACGTATAGCGCTTCTAACGCACTCGCTCGCAACCGGAGGTCACCATGAAATCTGTTATTGTAATCACCCTGTTCGCCTTCATCGCCTGCGCCGGATGCGCGGACGCGTCCGATGAACACACCGAACGCGACCTCTCCGAACGCGCGGAACGCGACGCGGCGCGGGAAGAGCGCAGCCGGACCGACCGGGAGGATCCGGAAAACCTCGGCGAGGCGATGCAGGAGCTGGGGAAGGTGCTGGGTGAGCTGGGCGGTACGATCGGCGGCGAGGCGGCGGTGACGCCCGTCGATTTTCGCGAGCTGCGCGAACTCATACCGGACCGGGTCCGGGGGATGGAGCAGACCGCCAACAGCGGCGAGCGGGCCGGCGCGCTGGGCATCAAAATCTCCACGGTGGAACGCACCTTTCAGTCGAGCGACGGCGAGGAAGAAATCGCGCTCAAACTCACCGATCTGGGCAGCCTGAAAAACGCCGCCACGCTCGGACTAAACTGGCTCCATCTGGATGTGGACCGCGAGGACGACAACGGCTTTGAGCGCACGCGGGAGTTCAAGGGCCATCCGGCGCACGAGACGTGCACCAGCGCCGGCGACAGCGACCGCTGCTCGATGCACGTCCTCGTCGCCGAACGCTTCGTCCTCGAACTCGAAGGCCGCGGTGTCGACATCGACAAACTCCGCGACGTCGCCGGCGACGTAGACATCAAACAGCTCGACAAGATGCGCTACGACGGGGTCAAGGACGTGGACTGAGAGGGGTTGAGATTGCAAAATGTAAATCGCAGATCGCAAATTATCTGATGCAAAAACAAGGGTTTACGATGTGATGCTTAATGCCTCTGCGCCTCGAGCATAAGATGCAGGATGCAGGATATCGGGGATGCAGAATGCAGGATATGGGGGATGCAGGATACAGGATATTTGGATGCAGGATGCAGGATTCCCCATCCATGTCACCGGTTGCTCGGTAAACATCCTGCATCCCGCATCCTGCATCCCGCATCCTGCATCCCGCATCCTGCATCCCGCATCCTGCATCCCGCATCCCACATCCTGCATCCCGCATCCTGCATCCCGCATCCCGATCTCACTTCGCCTACCCGCGTAATCACACCCCGGATTTCCGATTTCCAATATTCCTCACCGCACCACGAGGCTTCCGCTGGCGGTCCGGCCGTTGATTTCGGGCTGGTACATGAGTTCGGATTGCGCCGGGGGGTGGGAGAAGGTGCCCGGGGTAGTGGCGCGGGCCACGTAGGTGTAGGTGTGCTCGCCGCGCGTGAGGTAGTCGGCGAAGAGCACGACGCGGTCGTCGCGGATCTCGGTGTGGTTGAAGGATCCCCACCACCGGTCGCTGCCCGTATCTTGCGTGAGCTGGCTGTTGGTGGTGATGAAGGCGTCGTTGAGCGCCTCCAGGCCGGCGGGTAGCGCGTCGTCGAGCACCACGTAGTTGCGGTCAGCGGGGCTCGTCAGCCGCAGCGTCACGCGGACGAGTTCGCCGGCGTCGAGCGTCACCGTCTTCCCGCCCGTCACCTCGATCGCCCCCACGGGCTGGCCGCTCTCGTCGAGCCGCTGGATGCGGCGCTCGACGCTGAGGCCCTGCGCCAGGGCATCCGCCGGCTCGGTCGAATAGGTTTCCAGACGCAGGGTGTAGTACAACCGGCCGTCCCCGCTTTTTTCGATCCGGACCGGCAGCGTCTCGCCCGCCGGCAATCCGGTGAGGGCCGCGACGGCATCCTCGGTGTCAAGGCTCCGGCCCTGGAAGGCGGCTTCGAGGATCGAGCGGCCGGCGAGCGTGATCTTCGCGGTAAAATCGGGGGAGACGTCTTCATAGGCCTCGCGGTACAGCCGGAAGGCGTCGATGACGGCCGCGTTTTCCTGGGTCGACGCCCAGTGGTCTCCGCGGCGCGTTTCGAGCAGGTAGCGGACCATCCGCTCGATGAGCACCTGCGTCTCCGCGGGCGGGCGCGTCTCGATCAGCGCGGCGAGGCCGAAGGCGGTCGACCGCGTGTCGCTGGCGAAGATCCACCCGGTAGCCGGCGACGCGCTGGCCGTGAGGTACGCCGTGGTGCTTTCGACGCGCAGCGCGGCGACGAGGCTCTCGGTCAGCGCCTGCTTCTGGCGCGCAAAGAGGGGCGCGTTGCGGCGCACGAGCAGCCGCAGGAGGTGGCTGCGTCCATCCATGCTGATCGGCGCATTGCCGGCGGTGACGCGCGTCGCCAGGTCGTTGATTTCCTGGTCCAGGAAGCGGTTGTGCCGGCCGAGGGCGTACAGCATCAGCGCCCGGGTGTCGTTCCACACCGCCTCGCTGTAGTATTCGGGGCGCTGGCTCCCGTTGGATACCGCCGAGGCGAGGGCTTCGACGGCGTCGGCGGTGAGGGCTTCGGGGATCCGGAAGCCGGCGTCGCGGGCCTCGGCCAGCGCCAGCACCACGTACGCGCTCACGTACGGATGGACGTACGACCCGCCGCGCCAGAGCGTGAAGCCAGAGCCCGTCCAGAACGCCGGCAGGCTCTGAATCCAGTCGCCGATGAGGGCGTCGCGCTGCCCGCCGAGCACGTCCACCTGGAACAGGTCGAGCAGTTCGGTGCCGGCGATCAGGGGGCGGATGCGCGAGGTGCGCTGTTCGAGGCATCCATAGGGGTATTCGAACAGGTATTCGGCCGCGCCTTCCAGTCCGACCAGCGCGGTGCTGGCGACGCGCGCCTGGAATCCGCCGAGGGAGGGGATCAGACCGGCCGGCAGCCGCAAGGCCTCGTCCGCGGCGTCGTCCGTCGAGGCGAACGTGGCCTGCGTGGCCTTGATCGTGGGCTGCTGTACGGGCAGTCCGATCTCGAAGGCGTCCTGTTCCGCGCCGAGCCGGGCGGAGAACCGAAGGGTGGCCTCGCCGGCGGCGTCGCCGTTCCAGTCGAAGCGCACCTCCTGCGTCTCGCCCCGGGCCATCTGCACCGTCTTGCTGGTCTCGCCGGCGAGCGAGAGCCCCTGGGCCTCCACCGATACGGCGACAGGACCGTCGGCGCCGGTGGTGTTGGTGACGAGCACGCCGGCCTCGAACCGGTCGCCGAGCCGCGCGAAGCGGGGCAGGGCGGGTGTGAGCACCAGCGGCTTCGTGACGACGACGTCTTTCTGCGCGTTGCCGAACTGGTTGCCGGCCGTGAGGGCGGTCGCCATCAGGCGAAAGGTGGTGAGGCTCTCGGGGAGTTTGAACGTCACCCGGGCGCGGCCGCGTTCGTCGGTCTGGATGGCCGGCGCCCAGTGGGCGAGCGGCCGGAAGTCCTTGCGCACGCCGCGCTGCGCCTCGTCGCCGCCGCCGCCGCCGCCTTCATCCATCTCCTTGAGACCGAAGTTGCGCTGCTTGACCAGGTTGGCGAGGGTCTGGCTCGTCGTGACACCCAGCGGGCGGGCGCCGTAGAAGGTGTCGAACGGGTCGGGCAGCGCGTAGCCGATCAGGTTGAGCACGCCGGCGTCCGCCGCGCTGAAGGTCACTTCACCCTGCACGCCGTTGCCACGGGCATCCACGAGGCGCAGGTCCACCTCGACCTCGTCGCCGGGCCGATACGTCTCGGCATTCGGAAGGATCTCGACAGCGAGCCGGCGTTCGCCGGTGTCCACGTCGATGGCGGCGTACCCGATCTTGAACGAGGGGGCGCCCGGATCGCTCGCGCCGCTGGGCGGGGCCGTCCGCCCGGTGAGCAGCATCACGCTCACGAAGATGTTTGGCAGATGCGCTTCCGTGATCGGGATTGCGATCTGCGGGGCGCTCCCTGTGAGCGTCATGACCTGGCTGGAGAGGATGCCCTCCCGTTCGACGGTGACCAGCGCGGTCGCGGTTTCGTAGGGCGACTGCACCATGAAGCGCGCCGTCTCGCCGGGCGCATACGTCGTTTTTTCGGGGATGAGCTCGATCCGGTCGTCGTCGCTGCGGCGCCAGGCGACGTAGCCGGCACCGGTGGCATAGAAGTAGGCCTCGGTGCGGACGGCGTTGCCGCGCAGGTCGCGGCTCTCCGCGCGCACGAGATAGCTTCCCCCTTCCGCAATCGAAAATGCGAGCCGCTGGGCCTTGCCGGCCTGGCTGCGGATCGTCTGGGTCTGTTTGACTTCCTCGACATGCTCGCTGCGCCAGCGCATGCGTCCGTCGGAGCCCACCTCGCGGACGCTGTTCCATTGCTCCCGGATGAGGGTCACGTCGACGGCCGCGCCGCCCACCGGCTGGCCGTTCGGGTCCACCGTGATGAGGTCGACCGTCATGCGTTGCTCCGTGCTCAGATCCAGAAACGTCGTGCGCGGCTTGAGGCCCACATAGAAGAGGGCGGGATGGAGGATGGCTTCTGCCGCGCCGCCGCCTTCCTGCCGCGCCGGATCGGTCACGGCGGCGGAGAGCGACAGCCGGGCGGGGAATCCCTGCTCATTGCCGGGGAGCTGGGCCCGGATGGCGAGCCGGCCTTCCGCGTCCAGCAGCGTATCGCCGCTCGCGATCATGCCGTCGGCGCCGTAGCGGTCGCGCCACGACGAAAACAGATAGCCGTCGTACCCCGGCGGCGCGTAAAAGGTGGTGTTGCGCTGGAGGTAGTAGCGCGCCGGCTGCTCCTGCATGGCGGCGCCGAACAGGTAGCGGCCGGTGACGGTGCCCTCGAAGAAGTCGCCGGCGACATAGGCGTTCGACGAGGCGCGCACATCCACCGAAAACGTCGCGCGCCGGAAGGCATCCACCCTGAAGTAGTGTTCGGCGACGTAGGTGCGCCCTGGGTCGGTGAGGGTGGCGGTGATCCGGTACGAACCCAGCGTGGCGCTTTCGAGGCTGGCCCAGGTGAAGTCGAACGTGCCCATCGCGCCCGGCAGGATGTCCTGCTGGAAGACCACCTCGTCGCTCGGGCTGACGATTTCGATATGGAGGCTATCGCGCAGAGCCGTCCAGTCGCCATCGGTTTTTTGCCGGAATATGCCCTTGAAATTCGCCGTTTCGCCGGCGCGGTACAACCCGCGATCCGTGAACAGCACTCCCTCCCGGTCGAGTGGCTCCGGATTCCAGTCGGTGTAGATCCCGAAGCGATAGGGCTCCAGTCCGTCGTCGAACAGGCTGGCCGTGAAGGCGAGGTCGCCGTCTTTCTCGACGAAGGCGTACTGGATCGGCGTCGACCACTCGTCGGGGTGGGTCATGCCCAGCGCGTGCCATCCGGGGCCGGTCGCCCGGCCTTCGGTGTCGGTCGTGCCCTGCCAGTAGACCCGGTTGTCCTGCCCGCGCAGCGTCACGGCGGCGGCGGCGACGGGTTGCGCCGTGGCGAGGTCGGTGACGAAAAACACGTTCTGGTGCGGGCTGAACTTGGCCGAGATGCCCATCCGGGTGACCTGCGCGAGCGCCTTGAACGAAGGCCGGTCCGTCTGGCCCGCACGCGCCGGCCCGAGCACCTGCACGCCGGCGACGCCGACGCCGTTCGTCAGCGCGGGCGACAGGTCGAACGGCAGCACCGTGGGGACGTTGCGCTGCGTGGCGACGGGCCGGCTCTGCGTCGCCGCGACGGCCGGCCGGACGGTCTGCGCGTCGGTGTCGTAATAGTGCCAGGTGTCGAACGAGGGCAGGCTGGGGATGATCTGATCCTGGGCGAGCCGTTCGAGACCGTAGCTGACCGTCTCGACGTTGGTGACGTGCATCGGCAGCACGGGCTGCTGCGCGGCCTCGACCACCAGGATGCCTTCGGGAATCCGCGCGGAGGGGACGTAGGCTTTGGTCACGAACCGATGCGCGCCCGTGGCGAGCACCTGGCCGTGCACGTCGCGCAGGCTGTCGACGCGGATCGTGTACGACGTCTCCGGGGCCCAGGAAAGCGGCAGCCGGTGCGTGGTGCTGACGGCGTCGTCGCGCGCCTCGATACCGGCCGGCAGGTCCAGCGCCGGCTGGATCGTCAACGCACGGCGGAGATCGCCGAACCGGACTTCCGTCGTGAACTGGAGCGTCACGCCCTGCGCCGGATCCATGTTCGTGGTGATCGTATTGTAATATTCATCCTCCTGCGACACCTGCACGAAGGCGAGTTCGGGATAGGTGGTGAAGACGATCTCCGCGCGCTCCGCGCTGCCCAGGTGTCCCTGCGCGCCGGCGAGGCCGGCGTCGATCGACACGACGTACGTGACGCCCTGGTCCAGCGGTCCGGCCGGCGTGACGACCGCGATGCTGTCGGCCTCGAGCCGGAAGAGGACCTCGACGTCCGCGTCGTTGGACTGGCGCCGGAGGCTGAACGAGCGCGGGGCGGCGCCGGGGTCGAGGGCCTGGTTGAAGGTCAGGAAGAGGCCGGCGGACGGGTCGACGAACCGTTCGTAGGGCGAGGGACTGGACGACACGAGGCGGGGGCGGGGCGTTTCGAAGGTCCAGGTATAGGGTTCGGCGAGGGCCTCGCCGTCCAGGGCGACGAGGCCGGCATGCAGGGTCGCCGCGAAGGCCGTGTTGACCGGAAGGGGGGCGGCCGGCTGGAAAACGAGCGTCTGCGTCCCTTCCCAGCGGAGGGCGCCGGCGACGGCCGGCTCGATCGTGATCTGCCCGGGCGCCGGGGCCGGCGCGTCGCCGACAGGCACCATCGGGCGGCTGAAGGTCACCGCGATGGACTGGTCGGACTGGAGCCGTAGCAGGCTGCCGGATGGCGAGACGCTGATCGGGCGAAGCGGCCCCTCGAGCGTGGGGATAAACGCCGCGGCGGCGGCCGGCACGTCGAGCGAGACGGTCTCGACCTCCATGCCGTCGGTCGACGCGCTTTTTTTCCCGCACGACAGGGCGGTGAAGGCGAGCAGCAGCAGGAGCAGGGATGTATGGCGAAGCAAGGGTTGCCTCCGATTCATGCGATGTCGTGTAAAGGGGCCGTCCGGCGATCGCCGGACGGACGTTCAATCCGGCGCCCCGAGCACCCGGGGATCGGGCAAGGAGGCCGGCTCCTCGAGCGGGTCGATGACGGCGATCCGGGCCGGCAGGCTGCGCACGGCGTCGCCTTCCAGCGTGCGGGCGCGCAGTTCGATGGTATGGGTGCCGGGGGCGAGCGCAAGGAAGGCCTCGTCGATCGATCCGGGGAACGCCGCGCCGTCCACCCACCACTCGGGATGCACGAGCGTTTCGTCGACGACGGCCTGCAGCTTGATGCGCTGGTAGCCGCGCCGCAGCACCGGATCCAGCTGGAAACGCGCCCCCGATATCGGGTAGGCGACGCGCAGGCCGGCATGTGGCGAGGGCGCCTCGTCCCGGGCCGCGGCCTGCGCCAGCGTGACCGTGGGAGGGAGCGGCATGCCGCGTTCCCGCATCCATTCCCGGTATTCGGGGGGATGGACGGCGTAGGTGATGGACTGCCGGGCCGAGGCCGGCGTGTCGGCGTCGGCGAGGAGCCCGTTGCGGCGGTCGATGTCGTACCGGCGATGGACGGCGCAGGTGTCCGTCGGGATGCTGCCGGCGAGGAAGGCGATGCGTTTTCGCACGGGGCAGGCCGCCCCCGGCAGCTTCCCGCTCGCGGGGCATACGACGGCGTCGGCGACGCCGGCCGGGGCGTCAAACGCGCCGCCGGGCCCGAGTTCGAGCAGGATCGACTTGAACAGCGGCCCCGCGCCCGAGACGCCGCTCACGCGCTGCATCGGGCTGCCGTCGAAGTTGCCCACCCAGACGCCAACGGTGTAGGCCGGCGTGAATCCCACCGCCCAGTTGTCGCGATAATCTTTGGTGGTGCCGGTTTTTACCGCGGCGGGAAACGGCAGCTCGAGCGGTCCGTAGCGGCCGAA encodes:
- a CDS encoding Ig-like domain-containing protein; this encodes MLRHTSLLLLLLAFTALSCGKKSASTDGMEVETVSLDVPAAAAAFIPTLEGPLRPISVSPSGSLLRLQSDQSIAVTFSRPMVPVGDAPAPAPGQITIEPAVAGALRWEGTQTLVFQPAAPLPVNTAFAATLHAGLVALDGEALAEPYTWTFETPRPRLVSSSPSPYERFVDPSAGLFLTFNQALDPGAAPRSFSLRRQSNDADVEVLFRLEADSIAVVTPAGPLDQGVTYVVSIDAGLAGAQGHLGSAERAEIVFTTYPELAFVQVSQEDEYYNTITTNMDPAQGVTLQFTTEVRFGDLRRALTIQPALDLPAGIEARDDAVSTTHRLPLSWAPETSYTIRVDSLRDVHGQVLATGAHRFVTKAYVPSARIPEGILVVEAAQQPVLPMHVTNVETVSYGLERLAQDQIIPSLPSFDTWHYYDTDAQTVRPAVAATQSRPVATQRNVPTVLPFDLSPALTNGVGVAGVQVLGPARAGQTDRPSFKALAQVTRMGISAKFSPHQNVFFVTDLATAQPVAAAAVTLRGQDNRVYWQGTTDTEGRATGPGWHALGMTHPDEWSTPIQYAFVEKDGDLAFTASLFDDGLEPYRFGIYTDWNPEPLDREGVLFTDRGLYRAGETANFKGIFRQKTDGDWTALRDSLHIEIVSPSDEVVFQQDILPGAMGTFDFTWASLESATLGSYRITATLTDPGRTYVAEHYFRVDAFRRATFSVDVRASSNAYVAGDFFEGTVTGRYLFGAAMQEQPARYYLQRNTTFYAPPGYDGYLFSSWRDRYGADGMIASGDTLLDAEGRLAIRAQLPGNEQGFPARLSLSAAVTDPARQEGGGAAEAILHPALFYVGLKPRTTFLDLSTEQRMTVDLITVDPNGQPVGGAAVDVTLIREQWNSVREVGSDGRMRWRSEHVEEVKQTQTIRSQAGKAQRLAFSIAEGGSYLVRAESRDLRGNAVRTEAYFYATGAGYVAWRRSDDDRIELIPEKTTYAPGETARFMVQSPYETATALVTVEREGILSSQVMTLTGSAPQIAIPITEAHLPNIFVSVMLLTGRTAPPSGASDPGAPSFKIGYAAIDVDTGERRLAVEILPNAETYRPGDEVEVDLRLVDARGNGVQGEVTFSAADAGVLNLIGYALPDPFDTFYGARPLGVTTSQTLANLVKQRNFGLKEMDEGGGGGGDEAQRGVRKDFRPLAHWAPAIQTDERGRARVTFKLPESLTTFRLMATALTAGNQFGNAQKDVVVTKPLVLTPALPRFARLGDRFEAGVLVTNTTGADGPVAVSVEAQGLSLAGETSKTVQMARGETQEVRFDWNGDAAGEATLRFSARLGAEQDAFEIGLPVQQPTIKATQATFASTDDAADEALRLPAGLIPSLGGFQARVASTALVGLEGAAEYLFEYPYGCLEQRTSRIRPLIAGTELLDLFQVDVLGGQRDALIGDWIQSLPAFWTGSGFTLWRGGSYVHPYVSAYVVLALAEARDAGFRIPEALTADAVEALASAVSNGSQRPEYYSEAVWNDTRALMLYALGRHNRFLDQEINDLATRVTAGNAPISMDGRSHLLRLLVRRNAPLFARQKQALTESLVAALRVESTTAYLTASASPATGWIFASDTRSTAFGLAALIETRPPAETQVLIERMVRYLLETRRGDHWASTQENAAVIDAFRLYREAYEDVSPDFTAKITLAGRSILEAAFQGRSLDTEDAVAALTGLPAGETLPVRIEKSGDGRLYYTLRLETYSTEPADALAQGLSVERRIQRLDESGQPVGAIEVTGGKTVTLDAGELVRVTLRLTSPADRNYVVLDDALPAGLEALNDAFITTNSQLTQDTGSDRWWGSFNHTEIRDDRVVLFADYLTRGEHTYTYVARATTPGTFSHPPAQSELMYQPEINGRTASGSLVVR